The following proteins come from a genomic window of Sorex araneus isolate mSorAra2 chromosome 1, mSorAra2.pri, whole genome shotgun sequence:
- the CETN3 gene encoding centrin-3 has protein sequence MSLALRNELVVDKTKRKKRRELSEEQKQEIKDAFELFDTDKDAAIDYHELKVAMRALGFDVKKADVLKILKDYDRESTGKITFEDFNEVVTDWILDRDPHEEILKAFKLFDDDDSGKISLRNLRRVARELGENMSDEELRAMIEEFDKDGDGEINQEEFIAIMTGDI, from the exons ATGAGCTTAGCTCTGAG aaaTGAGCTTGTAGTAgacaaaacaaagaggaaaaaacgAAGAGAACTCtctgaagaacaaaagcaagaaatTAAAGATGCTTTTGAATTATTTGATACCGACAAAGATGCAGCAATAGATTATCATGAGTTAAAG GTGGCAATGAGAGCCTTGGGGTTTGATGTGAAAAAGGCTGATGTTCTGAAGATTCTTAAAGACTATGACAGAGAATCCACAGGGAAAATCACCTTTGAAGATTTTAATGAAGTTG TGACAGACTGGATATTAGATAGAGACCCTCATGAAGAAATACTGAAGGCATTTAAACtatttgatgatgatgattctggTAAAATAAGCTTGAGGAATTTGCGACGAGTTGCCAGAGAATTGGGTGAAAACATGAGTGATGAAGAACTTCGGGCTATGATAGAAGAATTTGACAAAGATGGTGATGGAGAGA taaatCAAGAGGAATTCATTGCTATTATGACTGGTGACATTTAA